A single genomic interval of Chrysemys picta bellii isolate R12L10 chromosome 8, ASM1138683v2, whole genome shotgun sequence harbors:
- the TMEM121 gene encoding transmembrane protein 121 — MVLPPPDKRHVCLTTIVIMTSMAFMDAYLVEQNQGPRKIGVCIIVLVGDICFLIVLRYVAVWVGAEVKTAKRGYAMILWFLYIFVLEIKLYFIFQNYKADKKNLETVARKALTLLLSICVPGLYLVLVALDSMEYIRTFRKKEDLRGRLFWVALDLLDILDIQANLWEPHKTGLPIWAEGLMFFYCYILLLILPCVSLSEISMQGEHIAPQKMMLYPVLSLVTINIVTIFIRAINMVLFQDSRVSTIFIGKNIIAIATKACTFLEYKKQVKEFPQNAIALELQQNSISHNQTIHSTQGISHEQSPTREILDT; from the coding sequence ATGGTGCTGCCGCCGCCTGACAAGCGCCACGTGTGTCTGACCACCATTGTCATCATGACCAGCATGGCCTTCATGGATGCCTACCTGGTGGAGCAGAACCAAGGGCCACGGAAGATTGGCGTCTGCATCATTGTCTTGGTGGGAGACATCTGCTTCCTCATCGTGCTGCGCTATGTGGCAGTATGGGTGGGGGCTGAGGTGAAAACAGCCAAGCGGGGCTACGCCATGATCCTGTGGTTTCTCTACATCTTCGTGCTGGAGATTAAGCTGTATTTTATATTTCAGAATTACAAAGCAGACAAGAAGAATCTGGAGACAGTGGCCAGGAAGGCTTTGACCTTGCTCCTGTCCATCTGTGTGCCAGGGCTCTACCTGGTGCTGGTGGCCTTAGACAGCATGGAGTACATACGAACCTtcaggaagaaggaggatctgcgGGGACGCCtcttctgggtggccctggatCTGCTGGATATATTAGATATTCAGGCCAACCTATGGGAGCCACATAAGACTGGGCTTCCCATCTGGGCAGAAGGGCTCATGTTCTTCTATTGTTACATACTGCTCTTGATCCTGCCTTGTGTCTCTCTTAGTGAGATTAGCATGCAAGGGGAGCACATTGCTCCACAGAAAATGATGCTCTACCCTGTGCTGAGCCTGGTCACCATCAACATTGTCACCATATTCATCCGGGCCATTAACATGGTCTTGTTCCAGGACAGCAGGGTCTCCACTATCTTTATTGGCAAGAACATCATTGCTATAGCCACCAAGGCATGCACTTTCTTAGAGTATAAGAAACAGGTGAAAGAATTCCCCCAGAATGCTATTGCCCTAGAGCTCCAGCAGAACTCAATCTCTCACAATCAGACTATCCACAGTACACAGGGAATTTCTCATGAGCAGTCACCCACTAGGGAAATTCTAGATACATGA